The Marivivens sp. LCG002 genome contains a region encoding:
- a CDS encoding polyprenyl synthetase family protein, whose product MARRAALLLSTLAKMSFQEALTRAREISEHRIARALEGVDLPVAEAMRYAVTGGKGLRGFLVIEGARLHGVADATEAAAAIEAVHAYSLVHDDMPCMDDDDLRRGQPTVHRKWDEATAVLAGDALQSLAFELLAEAKCSAEARIGLIRSFAVAAGVRGMVGGQAMDIAAETAKTPLTLEEITRLQAGKTGALITWSAIAGPMMAGADVTPLRTYGDALGLAFQIADDILDVEGDQDTVGKALRKDDAAGKATFVSLLGLEGAKRRANELVTDACDALSPYGEAATVLRDAARFVIDRKK is encoded by the coding sequence ATGGCGCGCCGAGCGGCACTGCTCCTCTCGACGCTGGCTAAGATGTCGTTCCAAGAGGCGCTGACCCGCGCCAGAGAAATTTCCGAGCACCGTATCGCGCGGGCGCTGGAGGGTGTCGATCTGCCTGTGGCGGAGGCGATGCGCTATGCGGTGACGGGCGGCAAGGGGCTTCGCGGGTTTCTTGTGATCGAGGGCGCGCGGCTTCATGGGGTTGCGGATGCGACCGAAGCAGCGGCCGCGATCGAGGCCGTTCATGCCTATAGCCTTGTTCATGACGACATGCCGTGCATGGACGACGACGACCTGCGCCGTGGTCAGCCGACCGTGCATCGCAAATGGGACGAGGCTACGGCGGTGCTTGCGGGGGATGCGCTCCAGTCTTTGGCGTTCGAGCTTTTGGCCGAGGCCAAATGTTCCGCCGAGGCGCGGATCGGGCTGATCCGCAGCTTTGCCGTTGCGGCAGGGGTGCGCGGGATGGTCGGGGGTCAGGCGATGGACATCGCCGCCGAGACCGCCAAGACGCCTTTGACGCTTGAGGAGATCACGCGGCTTCAGGCGGGCAAGACGGGCGCGCTTATCACTTGGTCGGCCATTGCGGGGCCGATGATGGCGGGGGCGGATGTCACGCCGCTCAGGACCTATGGCGATGCGCTGGGCCTTGCGTTCCAGATTGCCGACGACATCCTTGATGTCGAAGGGGATCAGGACACCGTGGGCAAAGCACTCCGCAAGGATGATGCGGCGGGCAAGGCGACCTTTGTTTCGCTGCTCGGACTCGAGGGGGCGAAACGCCGCGCAAATGAACTCGTGACGGATGCCTGCGACGCTCTATCTCCCTATGGTGAGGCCGCAACGGTGTTGCGGGACGCTGCGCGGTTCGTTATCGACCGCAAGAAGTAA
- a CDS encoding histone deacetylase family protein, translating into MTTALITHPDCLGHVNPNGHPEQVARLDFVLNALDGIPLTKMLAPLAAESDLLLVHPNSYVDRIKAKAPDQGIVQLDEDTWMSKGSLAAAYRAAGAAVRAVDVVLGGEAQNAFAAIRPPGHHAEKTTQMGFCLFGNVAIAAKYALEHHGLKRVAIVDFDVHHGNGTQDLLQEDERVLFISSHQRPLWPGSGDPEDTGEFENVLNIGFPPGSDGNLFRKVYERDVFPRIDAFKPDLILVSAGFDAHRADPLAQLEFETDDFAWVTGRICDLADKHCQGRVVSALEGGYDLEALAESAAAHVRILEERGR; encoded by the coding sequence ATGACAACTGCTTTGATCACCCATCCCGATTGCCTTGGGCATGTGAACCCCAACGGCCACCCCGAACAGGTTGCGCGGCTCGATTTCGTGCTCAACGCCTTGGACGGTATTCCGCTGACCAAGATGCTTGCGCCTTTGGCGGCGGAAAGCGACCTTTTGCTGGTGCACCCCAATTCCTATGTGGACCGCATCAAGGCCAAGGCCCCCGATCAGGGGATCGTGCAGCTTGACGAGGACACATGGATGTCCAAGGGTTCGCTTGCCGCGGCCTATCGCGCCGCAGGGGCCGCCGTGCGGGCGGTCGATGTGGTCCTTGGAGGCGAGGCGCAGAACGCCTTTGCCGCGATCCGTCCACCGGGCCACCATGCGGAAAAGACCACTCAGATGGGGTTCTGTCTCTTCGGGAATGTGGCCATCGCTGCCAAATATGCGCTCGAACATCACGGATTGAAACGGGTCGCCATCGTCGACTTCGACGTCCACCACGGCAACGGCACCCAAGACCTTCTCCAAGAGGACGAGCGGGTGCTCTTTATATCGTCGCACCAGCGGCCCCTCTGGCCCGGTTCGGGTGATCCCGAGGATACGGGCGAGTTCGAAAATGTGCTCAACATCGGTTTTCCGCCCGGATCGGACGGGAACCTCTTTCGCAAGGTCTATGAGCGGGACGTCTTTCCGCGCATCGATGCGTTCAAGCCCGATTTGATTCTCGTCTCGGCGGGGTTTGATGCGCATCGCGCCGACCCCTTGGCCCAGCTCGAGTTCGAGACCGACGATTTTGCATGGGTCACGGGGCGAATTTGTGATCTTGCGGATAAACATTGCCAAGGCCGCGTGGTATCCGCACTCGAAGGCGGTTATGATCTCGAGGCTCTGGCCGAGAGCGCTGCCGCACACGTAAGAATACTGGAGGAACGTGGCCGATGA
- a CDS encoding branched-chain amino acid aminotransferase: MAGAYDDRDGKIWMDGKLVEWRDAKVHLLTHALHYASSVFEGERCYNGKIFKGVEHSHRLKRSANLLDFEIPYTIEEIEAAKYEVLKANGWTDAYVRAIAWRGAGEDMGVASKRNPVRFAVAAWEWGNYYGDAKMKGAKLDIAKWRRPDPATIPCEAKAAGLYMICTMSKHAAEAKGCSDAMMFDYRGYVAEATGANIFFVKDGEIHTPKPDCFLNGITRQTVIGMLKEKGLTVHERHIMPEELEGFEQCWLTGTAAEVTPVGQIGDYTFEVGAICRDISESYEKLVRA, encoded by the coding sequence ATGGCTGGTGCCTACGACGATCGCGACGGCAAAATCTGGATGGACGGCAAGTTGGTCGAATGGCGCGATGCCAAGGTGCACCTCTTGACCCACGCGCTTCACTACGCCTCTTCGGTGTTCGAAGGCGAGCGTTGCTATAACGGCAAGATTTTCAAAGGCGTAGAGCATTCGCACCGCCTCAAGCGTTCGGCGAACCTTCTGGATTTCGAGATCCCCTATACCATCGAAGAGATCGAAGCCGCCAAATACGAAGTGCTCAAGGCCAACGGCTGGACCGATGCCTATGTGCGTGCCATCGCATGGCGCGGTGCGGGCGAAGACATGGGTGTCGCCTCCAAGCGTAACCCCGTCCGTTTCGCTGTCGCGGCTTGGGAGTGGGGCAACTACTATGGCGATGCAAAGATGAAGGGCGCAAAGCTCGACATCGCGAAATGGCGTCGTCCCGATCCCGCGACCATTCCTTGCGAAGCCAAGGCAGCGGGTCTTTACATGATCTGCACCATGTCCAAGCACGCCGCCGAAGCCAAAGGCTGTTCGGATGCGATGATGTTCGACTATCGCGGCTATGTTGCCGAAGCGACCGGCGCGAACATCTTCTTCGTCAAGGATGGCGAGATCCACACGCCCAAGCCCGACTGCTTCCTCAACGGGATCACCCGTCAGACCGTGATCGGGATGCTCAAGGAAAAAGGCCTCACCGTTCACGAGCGTCACATCATGCCCGAGGAGCTTGAAGGCTTCGAGCAGTGCTGGCTTACCGGCACCGCAGCCGAGGTTACGCCCGTCGGCCAGATCGGTGACTACACCTTTGAAGTCGGCGCGATCTGCCGCGACATCTCGGAGAGCTACGAGAAGCTCGTTCGCGCCTAA
- the dxs gene encoding 1-deoxy-D-xylulose-5-phosphate synthase — MTRPVTPLLDTIQSPADLKGLSDAQLRKLADELRAETISAVSETGGHLGAGLGVVEMTVALHAVFDAPKDKIIWDVSHQSYPHKILTGRRDRIRTLRTKDGLSGFTKRSESAYDPFGAGHSSTSISAALGFAVARDLGGTTESGLGDAIAIIGDGSMSAGMAFEAMNNAGHLGKRMIVILNDNEMSIAEPTGALSSYLSRLYAGEPLQDLKEAAKGAIGLLPPPFREGAKRAKDMLKHMTVGGTMFEELGFRYIGPVDGHDMEQLLTVLRSVKARADGPVLIHAITKKGKGYAPAETARDKGHATAKFDVPTGKQVKAKSNAPSYTNVFAEVLLKEAARDPKICAVTAAMPDGTGLARFMERYTSRCFDVGIAEQHAVTFSAGLAAGGLRPFCAIYSTFLQRGYDQVVHDVAIQRLPVRFAIDRAGLVGADGATHAGSFDIGFMANLPGMVVMAAADEAELARMVVTAARHDEGPIAFRFPRGEGVGVDIPADAEPLEIGKGRIVREGKGVAILSFGTRLQEVEIACEALGAKGITPTVADARFAKPLDRDMILRLAAEHDALITIEEGAVGGFGSHVAQLLSDEGVFDQGLKFRSMVLPDTFIDHASPADMYAEAKLDAASIEAKVLDVLGIARVGSLSA, encoded by the coding sequence ATGACCAGACCAGTGACGCCATTGCTCGACACGATCCAGAGCCCCGCCGACCTCAAGGGGCTTAGCGATGCACAGCTGCGCAAGCTGGCCGACGAGCTTCGGGCCGAGACGATTTCCGCCGTTTCGGAAACGGGCGGGCATCTCGGGGCGGGGCTTGGCGTAGTGGAAATGACCGTGGCTCTGCATGCGGTCTTTGACGCGCCCAAGGACAAGATCATCTGGGACGTGTCGCACCAGTCCTATCCGCACAAGATCCTTACAGGGCGGCGCGACCGTATCCGCACGCTGCGGACCAAGGACGGGTTGTCGGGGTTTACCAAGCGCTCGGAGAGTGCCTATGACCCGTTCGGTGCGGGGCATTCTTCGACGTCGATCTCGGCGGCTTTGGGCTTTGCCGTGGCGCGGGATCTTGGCGGCACCACCGAGAGCGGGCTTGGCGATGCGATTGCCATCATCGGCGACGGGTCGATGAGCGCGGGCATGGCGTTCGAGGCGATGAACAACGCGGGCCATCTTGGCAAGCGGATGATCGTCATCCTCAACGACAACGAAATGTCGATTGCCGAACCGACGGGCGCTCTGTCCTCTTACCTCAGCCGTCTTTATGCGGGCGAGCCTTTGCAGGACCTCAAGGAGGCCGCGAAGGGTGCGATCGGGCTTCTTCCGCCGCCGTTCCGTGAGGGGGCCAAGCGGGCCAAGGATATGCTCAAGCATATGACCGTTGGCGGCACCATGTTCGAGGAGCTGGGCTTTCGCTATATCGGGCCTGTGGACGGGCACGACATGGAGCAGCTTTTGACCGTGCTGCGCAGCGTCAAGGCGCGGGCGGACGGTCCTGTGCTCATCCATGCGATCACCAAAAAGGGCAAGGGCTATGCCCCCGCCGAAACCGCGCGGGACAAGGGCCATGCCACGGCCAAGTTCGACGTGCCGACCGGCAAGCAGGTCAAAGCCAAGTCCAATGCGCCGTCCTATACCAATGTGTTCGCCGAAGTTCTCCTCAAGGAAGCGGCGCGCGATCCCAAGATTTGCGCCGTGACGGCTGCGATGCCCGACGGCACGGGATTGGCGCGGTTCATGGAGCGCTATACCTCGCGCTGCTTCGATGTGGGGATTGCCGAGCAACATGCCGTGACCTTCTCTGCGGGGCTTGCTGCGGGGGGCTTGCGTCCGTTCTGTGCGATCTATTCGACCTTCCTTCAGCGCGGCTATGACCAAGTGGTGCACGACGTGGCGATCCAGCGGCTTCCTGTTCGCTTTGCCATCGACCGCGCGGGGCTTGTCGGCGCGGATGGGGCGACCCACGCAGGGAGCTTTGACATCGGGTTTATGGCCAACCTTCCCGGCATGGTCGTGATGGCGGCGGCGGATGAGGCCGAGCTTGCGCGGATGGTCGTCACGGCGGCGCGTCATGACGAGGGTCCGATTGCCTTTCGTTTCCCACGGGGCGAAGGCGTCGGCGTCGATATTCCCGCCGATGCGGAACCGCTTGAAATCGGCAAGGGGCGTATCGTGCGCGAGGGCAAGGGCGTTGCCATTCTGTCCTTCGGCACCCGTCTGCAAGAGGTCGAGATCGCCTGTGAGGCGCTGGGCGCCAAGGGGATCACGCCGACGGTCGCAGATGCCCGTTTTGCCAAGCCGCTCGACCGCGATATGATCCTGCGCCTTGCTGCCGAGCATGACGCCTTGATCACCATCGAAGAAGGTGCGGTCGGCGGTTTCGGCAGCCATGTCGCGCAGCTTCTCTCGGACGAAGGGGTGTTCGATCAGGGGCTCAAGTTCCGTTCGATGGTGCTTCCCGATACGTTCATCGACCACGCCAGCCCTGCGGATATGTATGCCGAGGCGAAACTTGACGCAGCGTCCATCGAGGCCAAAGTTCTCGACGTGCTCGGAATTGCGCGTGTAGGTTCTCTCAGCGCATAG
- a CDS encoding response regulator, with protein MSSDLAHLLIVDDDERIRSLLQKFLVKHGFLVSVARDAAHARRILAGLEFDLIVLDVMMPGEDGISLCAALRQKITTPIMLLTAKGETSDRISGLEAGADDYLAKPFEPKELLLRINAILRRVPQVEVAPVKPKVINLGPLRYDTERNELWHDKDLVRLTATENQLMKIFSAATGETFSRGRLVDELARSGGQTQERAVDVQITRLRRKIESDPKQPRYLQTVRGEGYMLVPD; from the coding sequence ATGAGTTCAGATCTCGCACACCTATTGATCGTGGATGACGACGAGCGGATCAGATCGCTCCTCCAGAAGTTTCTCGTCAAGCACGGGTTTCTGGTCAGCGTCGCCCGTGATGCCGCCCATGCGCGGCGCATCCTTGCAGGGCTGGAGTTCGACCTTATCGTTCTTGATGTCATGATGCCGGGCGAGGACGGGATCAGCCTCTGTGCCGCGCTCCGCCAAAAGATCACGACGCCGATCATGCTCCTCACCGCCAAGGGCGAGACCAGCGATCGTATCTCGGGGCTCGAGGCGGGGGCGGATGATTACCTTGCCAAGCCGTTCGAGCCCAAGGAACTCCTTCTCAGGATCAACGCCATTCTCCGCCGCGTCCCGCAGGTCGAGGTCGCACCCGTCAAGCCCAAGGTCATCAACCTCGGCCCGCTTCGCTATGACACCGAGCGCAACGAGCTGTGGCACGACAAGGACCTCGTGCGCCTGACCGCCACCGAGAACCAGTTGATGAAGATCTTTTCAGCCGCCACGGGCGAGACCTTTTCCCGCGGGCGTCTTGTGGACGAGCTGGCGCGCTCCGGCGGCCAGACCCAAGAGCGCGCGGTGGATGTCCAGATCACCCGCCTTCGCCGCAAGATCGAGAGCGACCCCAAACAGCCCCGCTATCTCCAGACGGTGAGAGGCGAAGGCTATATGCTTGTGCCGGATTAA
- a CDS encoding exodeoxyribonuclease VII small subunit, whose translation MTDTPVNEMSFEAAIKELEAVVNKLEHGDVALEDSIALYERGAALKARCEAKLKEAEEKVAKITFGADGAPSGTAPLDAG comes from the coding sequence ATGACCGATACCCCCGTGAACGAGATGAGCTTTGAAGCTGCGATCAAGGAGCTTGAAGCCGTTGTGAACAAGCTTGAGCACGGCGACGTTGCGCTTGAGGATTCGATTGCCCTCTACGAGCGCGGCGCGGCTCTCAAGGCGCGGTGCGAAGCCAAGCTCAAAGAGGCCGAGGAAAAGGTCGCCAAGATCACCTTTGGCGCCGATGGCGCGCCGAGCGGCACTGCTCCTCTCGACGCTGGCTAA
- a CDS encoding MarR family transcriptional regulator produces the protein MNDVAGGQSLLYLTDEQLRKGIEAMFFAYRGFTADPDRILEDKSYGRAHHRAVHFIHRSPGTTVNNLLSILGVTKQSLNRVLRTLIEDGLVESRVGKEDKRERHLYLTETGAALERELSDAQRERMRAAYRAAGPQAVAGFRQVLEAMMDVEMRRHYEALKDKTT, from the coding sequence ATGAATGATGTCGCAGGTGGTCAGTCACTTCTTTACCTAACGGACGAACAGCTCCGCAAAGGGATCGAGGCCATGTTCTTTGCCTATCGCGGGTTCACCGCCGATCCTGACCGCATCCTCGAGGACAAGTCCTATGGCCGCGCCCATCACCGCGCCGTGCACTTCATCCATAGGAGTCCCGGAACCACGGTCAACAACCTCCTGTCTATCTTGGGTGTTACAAAGCAATCCCTCAATCGTGTGTTGCGCACCCTGATCGAAGACGGTTTGGTCGAGAGCAGGGTCGGGAAGGAAGACAAACGGGAGCGACATCTCTATCTTACCGAAACGGGGGCCGCACTCGAGCGGGAACTCTCTGACGCCCAGCGCGAGAGGATGCGGGCCGCCTATCGTGCGGCTGGTCCTCAGGCTGTTGCGGGTTTCAGGCAGGTGCTCGAGGCGATGATGGATGTGGAAATGAGGCGCCATTACGAAGCGCTCAAGGACAAGACGACATGA